Within the Nitrospirota bacterium genome, the region CTCGTCATGTACAAAGAGTTCAAGTCCGGACGGAAGGACATCGTTGAACTGTAACAGAGGTCAAGCTTCTGAAAGGCTGCATGGCTGAAGCAGGCGATATGCCGGTGACGAGAAGCTTATGCGATCAACTGCAGATCACTGCAGCGGAGCTGCAGACGAGGCGGGCGTTTCTTTCATTTGGCGAGCTAGACGCGCAAAATCTCGTTGAGATCCATGACGTGATTGCCTCCCATATCGACGAGCTGACCGGGGAATTCTACGGCCATCTCCTGCAATTCGAGGAACTGCGCGAGATCCTGTCAGACCGGAAGCTTGTGGACCGACTCAAGTGGGCGCAGCGCCAGTACTTGCTCAGCCTTGGGCAATCCGCCGCCGGGGTAGAGTATGCGGAGGGGCGGCTGCGAATTGGATTGACGCATGAACGGGTCGGGCTGAAGCAGAAATGGTACTTAGGCGCGTACAACAAGCTCTTCGAATTGATCGTGCAACGGCTGACCGCTCGTTATCCGGAAGACGCGCTCAGGCTCTCCTCGCTGATCCTCACGTTGAACAGGATCGTTACCCTCGACGAGATCTTTGTGGTGGAGACCTACTATCGGGCGACGACGCAACGGTTGGAGGCCAGTTTGGGGCAATTGAAAGGCACCCACCGGCAGCTTGAAGACCTCTCCAGGCAGGACTCGCTCACGCCGGTGAACAACCGGCGCGCGCTGATGGAGGCGCTGGCGTTGGAATTTCACCGGAGCCGGCGGTACCGGCATCCCTTCGCTCTGTTGTTTCTGGATGTGGACCACTTCAAGAAAATCAATGACCGGCATGGGCATGTATTTGGCGACCATGTGCTGCTCCACGTGGTGCAGCTAGCCAGGGGAATCATCCGTCCGCCTGACATCATCGGCCGCTATGGCGGTGAGGAGTTTCTGATCGGGTTGGTGGAGTGTGAGCAGGCCGGAGCGTTGCAGATTGCCGAGCGCATCAGGCTGAAAATCGCACAGGATCAGTTCGTGTGGGAGCAGCAGTCCACTGCGGTGACGGTCAGCATCGGGGTGGTGATGTTATCTCCGGATATTGACCAAGTCGAGACGCTCATTGCGCGGGCGGATCAAGCGATGTATCACGCCAAGCGCGGGGGGCGGAATCGAGTCGAGTTGTACCACGAAGCCTGCGCGACGAAGGGTCAGCCAAAATGATGCGAAACACCCTCTATGCATGGCTCGACCGCCGCTTGAACCTCAAGTCGGTCGAACGGACCCTGCTCGACGAGCCGATTCCAGGCGGCGCCAGCTGGATCTATGTGTTTGGCTCGGCCACGCTCTTTCTCTTTCTGCTCCAGGCCATCACCGGCATGTTCCTCGCGATCTATTATGCGCCGACGCCGGACCATGCCTACGACAGCATCCAGTTCATTGAAGAACAGGTTTCGTTCGGCGCGTTCGTGCGCGGGCTCCATCACTGGGGCGCGTCGGGGATGGTGGTCGCGATCGGGCTGCATATGCTGCAGACGTTTTTGTATGGAGCCTATAAGCCGCCGCGCGAAGTGATGTGGATGGTCGGCGTGGTGCTCTTTCTCATCGTGATGGCGTTCGCCTTCACCGGCTATCTGTTGCCGTGGGACCAGACGGCCTACTGGGCGACGCAGATCGGACTCAACATGGTGGGCACCGTTCCGCTGGTCGGGGAGTTCCTGATGAAAGTCATGCGGGGCGGGGAGTTGTTGGGGGCCCTCACCTTGTCACGCTTTTTTGCCGTCCATGTCTTGTTTCTGCCGGCCCTGCTGATCGCCTTGATCGCCGCGCATCTCTTTATTCTGCGTCGTGTGGGGCCGGCCGGGCCCTGGACGGATGAGCGGGCGTCGCTCAGCCGCGAGACATTCTATCCTCGGCAGGTCTATATGGACGCGGTGGTCATGCTGGCGGTCTTTGCCATCCTGTCGAGCCTGGCGCTGCTGGTGCCCTTTCCCTTGACCGACAAGGCGAACCCCTCCGACACGAGTTTTGTGCCGGTGCCGGAATGGTATTTCCTCTTCTACTACGAGTTATTGAAGTATGTGCATGGGCCGTTGGAACCCTTAGCGACGTGGGTGTTGCCGCTGGTCGTTGTGCTCGGCCTGTTCTTCTGGCCCTTTATCGATAGGAATCCGGTGCGCAACCCGATCAAGCGCCCTGCGGCATTGGTCTCGGGAGTGCTGTTTCTCCTCGTGGTCTTTTCCTTGCTGGGCATTTCGCTCAAGAACCTCTATGCCGTGCCGCGTGTGGATCCGGCTCTTGCGCGCGGGCGCGCCCTCTTTAGTCAATTCGGCTGCGCCGGCTGTCATCGTATTCACGGTGAAGGGGGCGCGGTGGGGCCAGACCTGTCCTACGTCGGCGATAAGAGGCCTGAACGAGAATGGCACCTACAACATTTTCGAGATCCTCAGTCTGTATCGCCCGGGTCGTTCATGCCGAAATTTCCGTTGGACGATAGGCAACTGAACGATGTGACGAGCTATATGTTGAGCCTCAAGCGAATCTCATAGGCTAAGGTTCAATCTGACTGCGTGAGCGCGCCTGGCAGTTTCCTCCTGTGGCATCCCGCAACAATCAGATGGCCTGCACTGTGGCCATTTGCTTCAACAGAATTGGGACCTGACGGTTAATCGTTTGATTTCACAGGTAACGTGACCAGCAAGTTGTCTGTGTGAGTGGCACGGTCTTGGCACAATGGGGGAGTATGATGATGCGGATATTGTCGGTTATTCTTGGGATGACCCTGCTCGTGAGCTGTTCCGGCGCGGGTAGGCGGGTTACGACCGAGGAGCTTCGGGGGGCTGACCAAATCGAGAGCGCTATGATCGAGTTCATGCCACCCTCTCCGGAAACCATCCCTGGCAGTCAGCTGGGTGAGCAGATCCGGCTGGGCTATCAGATTGTCGTCGATACGCAGGACTATGCGAAGCCCTATGTCGGCAATCGCCTCAACTGCACCAACTGCCACCTCGACGGCGGGCTCAATCCGAACGCGGCTTCGTTTGTCGGTCTTGCGTCGGTTTATCCTGAGTACCGCTCCCGCAACGCGAAGGTGAACACGCTCGCCGATCGGATCAACGAATGTTTCGAGCGGAGCCTGAACGGCCGAGCGCTCCCTCCGGACAGTTCCAAGCTGCAGGCCGTCGTGGCCTACATCACCTGGCTCTCGCATGGAGTGCCGCAAGGGGCAACGTTGCCCTGGCGGGGCCTCCAACACATCAAGTCAGGGCGTCCTCTCGACCCAACCAACGGGAAGAAAATATTTGCGAACAAATGCGCCTTCTGCCACGGCTCGGACGGCCAGGGGACGATGGCCGCGCCGCCTGTCTGGGGGCCCCAGTCCTACAACATTGCCGCGAGCATGGCGCGGGTGAGTGTCGCCGCCGCCTTCATCAAGTCGAATATGCCCCGCACGGTCGGGTGGACCCTGTCGGACGATGATGCCTACGATGTCGCAGCCTATGTGAATAGCCAGCCCCGTCCAGACTTTGTGGACAAGCTTGGCGACTGGCCGAAGGGCGGCCGGCCTGCGGATGCGCCGTACTAACGTATAGAGCCGTTCGTGCGGGACTTGCGAGAAGCGCGCGCACAGAAGTTCGAAGCTCCCGGCTCGAAGCTCAGAGAACCTCGAACGTAGAACCAGGAACTTCGAACCGTTGCCGGGTTCGCTTACGAGGTTGGAAGGGGGCGATATGACACTCACCGTCGCATACCATGGTGGGACCCGCTACGACATTACGAGTGGGGCCCATCGAGTGGTGACCGATCAGCCGATCGAAGAGGGAGGGCAGGATGCCGGCATGAGCCCTGTCGAACTCTTCGTCGGTTCCATCGCTAGCTGTGTCGGATATTTCGTCGGTCGCTATTGTGATCGTCATCACATCTCGACCAAGGGCTTGAGCGTCGAGGCGGAATGGACTATGGCGGAACAGCCGCATCGAGTGGGCCAGATTACCCTCGCGATTCACCTGCCCCATCGTCTCACGGTCGAACAGAGTGAGCGACTGCTCAAAGTGGCGCATGGCTGCACCGTGCATCAATCTATTGCAGTGCCTGCCGGGGTTGAAATCTCACTTAATTCCCATCATCGCCAGGCAGGGCAGTGACCGGGGAAAAAGGGACGGTCTGTCAGGCCTACCTAGCCTGTCTCGTTTATTTGGTTAGACCAGATAGACGAGATAGACCAGACCGACCAGATGGACCATTCCTGAATGATTGGTATCGAGGAGGAGGATGATGATGCAAAGAAGACGGGTCATGGTTGTCGGTACCATGCTGATGTTGGCCGCGGCGATGGGACTATCACCTCGATTGTCGTTCGGTAGTGACCAGTCGCGGGCGAAGGAGATCATTCAGCAGACTTGTGTGCAATGCCACAGGCTGGAAGGCAAGGCGGATTCCCGCTTCAACCTGAAGGCGCCGGATCTGATCTGGGTCGGCAGTAAATATCAGCGGTCCTGGTTGATCCGGTGGCTGACGGGCAAGGAAGCGCCCTTGTATGCCAAGGGCTATCGATGGGATCTGACAGAGGTTCCCTCCAAGCATCCGATGGTCACTGAGCCGGAGGCTAAGGCCATTGCCGATTATTTTGCCGAGCACAACAGGGATCCGCGAGTGACAATCGGCGCATTCGATCTGTCCAAGGTGACGAAGTTCGAGGCGACGTTTGGCGGGATGGCCTACAAGGCGCATGCCTGTCTCGGCTGTCATGTGATCGAAGAGAACGGCAAGTTCATCGGGGGGCCGCAGAGCGCGTCCCTCGTGGCGGCGGGACAGAGGTACGACCAGGACTGGCTCTTCCGTTTTGGGCAGAATCCACAAGACTTCGTGCCTCATAGCGGGGAGTTTCTGGCCGATGCGACAGAGCCACAGCTCCGCGCGGTGATCGGGTTCTTGATGGTGCAGGGGGTGAACGATTTTAAATATTATGAACCCTGGACCAGCGCAGAATTTGGAAAGGCCAGCGTCGGTCGTGGCAAGGTGATCTATAAAGAATATTGCATGCAGTGCCATGGCGCGACCGGCAAGGGTGACGGTCCGGCTGCGTCAGGTCTGGACCCCAAGCCCGCGATCCATGCCAATATCGCATTCGATCAGGTGCCGACGGAGTATCTCTATAATATGATCAATCATGGCGGCGCG harbors:
- a CDS encoding diguanylate cyclase, which produces MPVTRSLCDQLQITAAELQTRRAFLSFGELDAQNLVEIHDVIASHIDELTGEFYGHLLQFEELREILSDRKLVDRLKWAQRQYLLSLGQSAAGVEYAEGRLRIGLTHERVGLKQKWYLGAYNKLFELIVQRLTARYPEDALRLSSLILTLNRIVTLDEIFVVETYYRATTQRLEASLGQLKGTHRQLEDLSRQDSLTPVNNRRALMEALALEFHRSRRYRHPFALLFLDVDHFKKINDRHGHVFGDHVLLHVVQLARGIIRPPDIIGRYGGEEFLIGLVECEQAGALQIAERIRLKIAQDQFVWEQQSTAVTVSIGVVMLSPDIDQVETLIARADQAMYHAKRGGRNRVELYHEACATKGQPK
- a CDS encoding cytochrome b N-terminal domain-containing protein — protein: MMRNTLYAWLDRRLNLKSVERTLLDEPIPGGASWIYVFGSATLFLFLLQAITGMFLAIYYAPTPDHAYDSIQFIEEQVSFGAFVRGLHHWGASGMVVAIGLHMLQTFLYGAYKPPREVMWMVGVVLFLIVMAFAFTGYLLPWDQTAYWATQIGLNMVGTVPLVGEFLMKVMRGGELLGALTLSRFFAVHVLFLPALLIALIAAHLFILRRVGPAGPWTDERASLSRETFYPRQVYMDAVVMLAVFAILSSLALLVPFPLTDKANPSDTSFVPVPEWYFLFYYELLKYVHGPLEPLATWVLPLVVVLGLFFWPFIDRNPVRNPIKRPAALVSGVLFLLVVFSLLGISLKNLYAVPRVDPALARGRALFSQFGCAGCHRIHGEGGAVGPDLSYVGDKRPEREWHLQHFRDPQSVSPGSFMPKFPLDDRQLNDVTSYMLSLKRIS
- a CDS encoding c-type cytochrome; this encodes MIEFMPPSPETIPGSQLGEQIRLGYQIVVDTQDYAKPYVGNRLNCTNCHLDGGLNPNAASFVGLASVYPEYRSRNAKVNTLADRINECFERSLNGRALPPDSSKLQAVVAYITWLSHGVPQGATLPWRGLQHIKSGRPLDPTNGKKIFANKCAFCHGSDGQGTMAAPPVWGPQSYNIAASMARVSVAAAFIKSNMPRTVGWTLSDDDAYDVAAYVNSQPRPDFVDKLGDWPKGGRPADAPY
- a CDS encoding OsmC family protein, whose amino-acid sequence is MTLTVAYHGGTRYDITSGAHRVVTDQPIEEGGQDAGMSPVELFVGSIASCVGYFVGRYCDRHHISTKGLSVEAEWTMAEQPHRVGQITLAIHLPHRLTVEQSERLLKVAHGCTVHQSIAVPAGVEISLNSHHRQAGQ
- a CDS encoding cytochrome c gives rise to the protein MVVGTMLMLAAAMGLSPRLSFGSDQSRAKEIIQQTCVQCHRLEGKADSRFNLKAPDLIWVGSKYQRSWLIRWLTGKEAPLYAKGYRWDLTEVPSKHPMVTEPEAKAIADYFAEHNRDPRVTIGAFDLSKVTKFEATFGGMAYKAHACLGCHVIEENGKFIGGPQSASLVAAGQRYDQDWLFRFGQNPQDFVPHSGEFLADATEPQLRAVIGFLMVQGVNDFKYYEPWTSAEFGKASVGRGKVIYKEYCMQCHGATGKGDGPAASGLDPKPAIHANIAFDQVPTEYLYNMINHGGAAMGKSANMPYWGLTIGQQGVADVMAYLKANFKGPK